Part of the uncultured Methanobrevibacter sp. genome, AATTAGTGTAGAAAAGAAACGTGAAATGGTAAAAAAAGTATCTGAAGTTGTAGCTGAGGCTTATGATTTGCCTATTGAAGCTATAACAGTTCTGGTTCAGGCATATCCTAAGGAAAGTATTGGTGTGGCTGGCGAACTTTTAAGTGATAGGGAATAACCCTTATTTCCTATTTTAATTGAAAAGGGAAAGACACAATGACAAATCTTTCCCTTAAATTCTAAGTTCAAACCAAAAAAGAACTTTGTATTTGATTACCAAATACAAGTAAATATTAATGTCACTTTATCTTAATGATGCAAGAATACCACAACTTCTGTAAGTTGTGGATGAATTGCAAGTTGGGTATACTATTCTTTTATTAATTTTTAAAGAGTTATTTTCTTATAATAATTATTATGAGCAGTAATTTGAATAGGAATCAACATTCAGTATACATATTAACCTATCACTTGGTATTGGTGATTAAATATCGTAGAAAGGTTATTAATGAGGATATTTTTGATTCCCTTATGGTTATTTTTAAAAATATTGGCTTTAAATATGGTATTGTAGTTAAAGAAGCGAATTGGGAGGTTGATC contains:
- the tnpA gene encoding IS200/IS605 family transposase; its protein translation is MSSNLNRNQHSVYILTYHLVLVIKYRRKVINEDIFDSLMVIFKNIGFKYGIVVKEANWEVDHIHILFEAKPSTNLVKLY
- the dmpI gene encoding 4-oxalocrotonate tautomerase DmpI; translated protein: MPVITIGGNDGISVEKKREMVKKVSEVVAEAYDLPIEAITVLVQAYPKESIGVAGELLSDRE